A region of Curvibacter sp. AEP1-3 DNA encodes the following proteins:
- a CDS encoding DUF4124 domain-containing protein, with protein MNKATIAAHLALAAWVAGTSTNVSAQAVAPVQGGVYTCVDAKGRKLTSDRPIVECIDREQKILNPSGTVRAKVGPSLTAKELADIEAKEKREAEERNRTAEEKRRDRALLTRYPSKAVHDQERADALAQITVVIKAASNRLEELGKQRRSIDEEMEFYKKDPTKAPAYVRRQLEENTQSQAVQRRFIGEQEAEVKRVNERFDDELGRLKQLWAAAAAVPK; from the coding sequence ATGAACAAGGCAACGATCGCAGCTCACCTGGCCCTCGCGGCATGGGTGGCCGGTACCTCCACCAATGTCAGCGCGCAGGCCGTTGCGCCTGTGCAAGGCGGGGTGTACACCTGCGTAGATGCCAAGGGCCGCAAATTGACCTCCGACCGGCCTATCGTGGAATGTATTGACCGCGAGCAGAAGATCCTGAACCCCAGCGGTACGGTGCGTGCCAAAGTGGGCCCCAGCCTGACCGCTAAAGAATTGGCGGATATCGAGGCCAAGGAAAAGCGCGAAGCCGAGGAGCGCAACCGCACTGCCGAAGAAAAGCGGCGTGACCGGGCCCTGCTGACCCGGTACCCCAGCAAAGCGGTGCATGACCAGGAACGCGCGGATGCCTTGGCGCAAATCACGGTGGTGATCAAAGCGGCGAGCAACCGGCTCGAAGAGTTGGGGAAACAGCGCCGATCTATCGACGAAGAGATGGAGTTCTATAAAAAGGACCCCACCAAAGCCCCGGCATATGTGCGTCGCCAACTTGAAGAAAACACCCAGAGCCAAGCTGTGCAACGCCGTTTCATCGGTGAGCAGGAGGCTGAAGTCAAACGCGTCAACGAGCGCTTTGACGATGAACTGGGGCGGCTGAAGCAGCTCTGGGCTGCAGCAGCCGCGGTTCCGAAATAA
- the gatC gene encoding Asp-tRNA(Asn)/Glu-tRNA(Gln) amidotransferase subunit GatC, protein MSLTSSDIARIANLARLELQPVESERMLTQLNGFFGIVEAMRAVDTTGVQPLAHPVAAIQDITLRLRDDAISEPDNREANQRSAPAVERGLFLVPKVIE, encoded by the coding sequence ATGTCACTGACATCTTCCGACATCGCCCGCATTGCCAACTTGGCGCGCCTTGAATTGCAGCCCGTTGAAAGTGAGCGCATGCTCACACAATTGAATGGTTTTTTTGGGATTGTCGAGGCCATGCGGGCTGTGGACACCACGGGTGTTCAACCCTTGGCACACCCGGTAGCCGCCATCCAGGACATCACCTTGCGCTTGCGAGATGACGCAATCTCCGAGCCCGACAACCGTGAAGCCAACCAGCGCAGTGCCCCCGCCGTCGAGCGCGGCCTGTTCCTGGTCCCCAAGGTCATTGAGTAA
- a CDS encoding sulfite exporter TauE/SafE family protein has product MELLIASLASGLAGFIDSIVGGGGLILTPALFALFPTAHPATLFGTNKGAAVAGTAFAAVRYNRQVSLPWRALLPATLVCFAAALSGAWLVTQISPQYLRKALPFILVLVLGYTLAKKELGRHHLPQFSGRKEVFMACAIGGGIGFYDGFFGPGTGSFFVFLLVRVLGYDFLHASAGAKLLNTASNSAALVLFTLTGHVWWHYVVVMALANVIGSLAGTHLALKHGTGFVRSVFIAVVSALILKTAYDAFLRGM; this is encoded by the coding sequence ATGGAATTGCTCATCGCCTCGCTCGCCTCCGGACTTGCCGGATTTATTGATTCGATTGTGGGCGGGGGTGGTTTGATCCTGACACCGGCCTTGTTTGCCTTGTTTCCCACAGCCCATCCGGCGACCCTGTTTGGTACCAATAAGGGGGCCGCGGTAGCGGGCACGGCTTTTGCCGCCGTGCGCTACAACCGTCAGGTGAGTCTGCCCTGGCGCGCCTTGTTGCCCGCAACGCTGGTGTGCTTTGCAGCTGCACTTTCGGGCGCGTGGCTGGTGACCCAGATCTCGCCCCAGTACCTGCGCAAGGCGCTGCCCTTCATTCTTGTCCTGGTACTGGGTTACACCTTGGCGAAAAAAGAACTGGGCCGCCACCACCTGCCACAGTTCAGCGGCCGCAAGGAAGTGTTCATGGCATGTGCCATCGGGGGCGGCATCGGCTTTTACGACGGATTTTTCGGCCCCGGCACCGGCAGCTTTTTCGTGTTCCTGTTAGTCCGGGTGCTGGGTTATGACTTCTTGCATGCCTCCGCCGGCGCCAAACTGCTCAACACCGCCTCCAACTCAGCGGCACTTGTGCTGTTTACCTTGACCGGGCACGTGTGGTGGCACTACGTGGTCGTTATGGCCCTGGCCAATGTCATCGGCAGCCTGGCAGGTACCCACTTGGCACTGAAGCACGGTACGGGGTTTGTACGCTCGGTGTTCATCGCCGTCGTCTCGGCGCTGATTCTCAAGACCGCTTACGACGCGTTTTTACGTGGCATGTAA
- a CDS encoding rod shape-determining protein codes for MFGAFRQYFSTDLAIDLGTANTLIFVRDKGIVLDEPSVVAIRHEGGPQGKKTIQAVGREAKAMLGKVPGNIEAIRPMKDGVIADFTVTEQMLKQFIKMVHPRGVFKPSPRIIICVPCGSTQVERRAIRESALGAGASDVYLIEEPMAAAIGAGLPVAEASGSMVVDIGGGTTEVGVISLGGMVYKGSVRVGGDKFDEAIINYIRRNYGMLIGEPTAEAIKKQIGSAFPGSEVKEMEVRGRNLSEGVPRSFTISSNEILEALTDPLNNIVSAVKNALEQTPPELGADIADRGMMLTGGGALLRDLDRLLAEETGLPVLVAEDPLTCVVRGCGIALEQMERLGSIFTSE; via the coding sequence ATGTTTGGAGCTTTCCGTCAGTATTTTTCTACTGACCTGGCGATTGACCTCGGTACCGCCAACACCCTGATTTTTGTGCGTGACAAGGGCATCGTTCTTGACGAACCCTCCGTCGTCGCCATCCGCCACGAAGGCGGCCCCCAAGGCAAGAAAACCATCCAGGCCGTAGGCCGCGAAGCCAAGGCCATGTTGGGCAAAGTGCCCGGCAACATCGAAGCGATCCGCCCGATGAAAGACGGCGTGATTGCCGACTTCACGGTGACTGAGCAGATGCTCAAGCAGTTCATCAAGATGGTGCACCCCCGCGGCGTGTTCAAGCCCAGCCCCCGTATCATCATTTGCGTGCCTTGCGGCTCCACCCAAGTGGAACGTCGGGCTATCCGTGAATCCGCGCTCGGCGCAGGCGCCAGCGACGTCTACCTGATTGAAGAGCCCATGGCAGCAGCCATCGGTGCCGGTTTGCCAGTGGCTGAAGCCAGTGGCTCCATGGTGGTGGACATCGGCGGCGGTACCACCGAAGTGGGCGTGATCTCCCTGGGCGGCATGGTCTACAAGGGCTCGGTCCGTGTTGGCGGCGACAAGTTTGACGAAGCCATCATCAACTACATTCGCCGTAACTACGGAATGCTGATCGGTGAGCCCACTGCAGAGGCCATCAAGAAGCAAATCGGTTCTGCATTCCCCGGCTCTGAAGTCAAGGAAATGGAAGTCCGCGGTCGCAACCTGTCTGAAGGTGTGCCACGCAGCTTCACCATCTCTTCCAACGAAATCCTGGAAGCACTGACGGACCCGTTGAACAACATCGTGTCCGCCGTCAAGAACGCCTTGGAACAAACCCCGCCTGAATTGGGTGCCGACATTGCCGACCGTGGCATGATGCTGACGGGCGGTGGCGCCTTGTTGCGCGACCTGGACCGTTTGCTGGCCGAAGAAACCGGTTTGCCGGTGTTGGTCGCTGAAGACCCGCTGACCTGCGTGGTGCGCGGTTGCGGCATTGCACTGGAGCAGATGGAACGTTTGGGCTCCATTTTCACCAGCGAATAA
- the pyrE gene encoding orotate phosphoribosyltransferase: MSDKDPLAQEFVQFAIECGVLRFGEFKTKAGRMSPYFFNAGLFDDGAKLGRLAGFYAQRLLASGIEFDMVFGPAYKGIPLGAAVAIELARLGRNVPFAYNRKEAKDHGEGGTLVGAPLKGRVLIIDDVMSAGTAARESIAIIQAAGATPHAVCIALDRQEMATENGQDVPYSAVQYVREQLGLKVCAIAKLGDLMQYLDQSTGSTQDAQRVLAYRQRYGVEER; this comes from the coding sequence ATGTCGGATAAAGACCCGTTGGCCCAAGAGTTTGTGCAGTTTGCAATCGAGTGCGGGGTGCTGCGGTTCGGCGAATTCAAAACCAAGGCCGGCCGCATGAGCCCCTACTTTTTCAATGCCGGGCTGTTTGACGACGGGGCCAAACTCGGACGGCTCGCCGGATTCTATGCGCAGCGTTTGCTGGCGAGTGGCATCGAGTTCGATATGGTGTTCGGCCCGGCCTACAAGGGCATTCCCTTGGGCGCGGCCGTGGCGATCGAGCTGGCGCGTCTCGGCCGTAATGTGCCATTTGCCTACAACCGCAAAGAAGCCAAAGACCATGGCGAAGGCGGCACTTTGGTGGGCGCGCCACTCAAGGGTCGCGTGTTGATCATTGATGACGTGATGTCTGCTGGAACCGCGGCACGTGAGTCCATCGCCATCATTCAGGCCGCTGGTGCGACCCCCCATGCTGTCTGCATCGCCCTGGACCGCCAGGAAATGGCGACAGAGAACGGCCAGGATGTGCCTTACAGTGCAGTGCAGTACGTGCGCGAGCAGTTGGGTCTGAAGGTCTGCGCAATTGCGAAGCTGGGGGATTTGATGCAGTATCTGGATCAAAGCACGGGCTCTACCCAGGATGCCCAGCGCGTGTTGGCCTATCGCCAACGTTACGGGGTTGAAGAAAGATAA
- the gatB gene encoding Asp-tRNA(Asn)/Glu-tRNA(Gln) amidotransferase subunit GatB: protein MSETVNTFEAQQQGRPTGPLVHGYEVIIGFETHAQLSTQSKIFSRASTAFGAEPNTQACAVDLALPGTLPVMNKGAVERAIQFGLAINSHIAPRSIFARKNYFYPDLPKGYQISQFEIPVVQGGAVEFFLGDEKKTVRLVRAHLEEDAGKSLHEDFIGQSGIDLNRAGTPLLEIVTEPDMRSSAEAVAYAKELHKIVTWIGICDGNMQEGSFRCDANVSVRKPGQPLGTRREIKNLNSFKFMQQAIDYEVRWQIEQIEDGHEIQQATVLFNPDTGETRAMRTKEDAADYRYFPDPDLPPLCISEQWIETVRAQMAELPRNMATRFQADYGLSEYDATQLTQSQMIAKYFETAAQISGQPKLAANWVLGEVSAFTNKQGISIDDPEVPNPRAVGEIVKRIASGEINGGGAKTAFQALCAERHNDISDLAAYVEKIIIDRDLKQMNDTGALEAIVDEVIAANAKNVAEFKAGNEKALNGLVGQIMKASKGKANPQQVNDLLRSKLAN, encoded by the coding sequence ATGAGTGAGACTGTGAACACATTCGAAGCACAACAACAAGGCCGCCCCACCGGCCCGCTGGTGCATGGCTACGAGGTCATCATCGGCTTTGAAACCCACGCCCAACTTTCGACCCAGTCGAAGATTTTTTCGCGCGCCAGCACGGCCTTTGGTGCAGAGCCCAACACACAAGCCTGCGCGGTGGACTTGGCCCTGCCCGGCACCTTGCCGGTGATGAACAAAGGCGCGGTCGAGCGGGCCATCCAGTTCGGCCTGGCCATCAACTCGCATATTGCTCCGCGCAGCATCTTTGCCCGCAAGAACTACTTCTACCCTGACCTGCCCAAGGGCTATCAGATCAGCCAGTTTGAGATTCCGGTGGTGCAAGGCGGAGCCGTGGAGTTTTTCTTGGGTGACGAAAAGAAAACCGTGCGCCTGGTGCGCGCGCACTTGGAAGAAGACGCCGGCAAGTCGCTGCATGAAGACTTCATCGGGCAAAGCGGTATCGATCTGAACCGCGCGGGTACGCCCCTGCTGGAAATCGTGACGGAGCCAGACATGCGTTCCAGTGCAGAAGCCGTGGCCTATGCGAAAGAACTGCACAAGATCGTGACCTGGATCGGCATTTGCGATGGCAACATGCAGGAAGGCTCTTTCCGTTGCGACGCCAACGTGTCGGTTCGCAAACCCGGCCAACCCCTGGGCACCCGCCGCGAGATCAAGAACCTGAACAGCTTCAAGTTCATGCAGCAAGCCATCGACTACGAGGTGCGCTGGCAGATCGAGCAGATTGAAGACGGCCACGAGATCCAACAAGCCACCGTACTTTTCAACCCCGACACGGGTGAAACACGCGCCATGCGCACCAAAGAAGATGCGGCCGACTACCGCTACTTCCCCGACCCCGACCTGCCGCCGCTATGTATTTCAGAGCAGTGGATCGAGACGGTGCGAGCGCAAATGGCCGAATTGCCCCGCAATATGGCTACACGCTTCCAGGCGGACTACGGCCTCAGTGAATACGATGCGACGCAGCTTACGCAAAGCCAGATGATTGCAAAGTATTTCGAGACTGCGGCTCAGATCAGTGGTCAACCCAAACTCGCAGCGAACTGGGTCTTGGGTGAAGTCTCAGCGTTCACCAACAAGCAAGGGATATCCATCGACGATCCAGAGGTCCCAAACCCGCGGGCAGTCGGCGAAATCGTGAAGCGGATTGCGTCCGGCGAGATCAACGGCGGCGGTGCAAAGACCGCATTCCAAGCGCTTTGCGCTGAACGCCATAACGACATCAGTGATCTGGCAGCATATGTTGAAAAGATCATCATTGACCGCGATCTCAAGCAGATGAACGACACCGGCGCGCTGGAAGCGATCGTCGATGAAGTGATTGCCGCCAATGCCAAGAACGTCGCTGAGTTCAAGGCGGGGAACGAAAAGGCCCTGAACGGCCTCGTGGGTCAAATCATGAAGGCCAGCAAAGGCAAGGCAAACCCGCAACAGGTCAACGACCTGCTGCGTAGCAAACTCGCCAATTAG
- the mrdA gene encoding penicillin-binding protein 2 translates to MTELRNVQADLARFRTRVFVVSVLVLVCFFLLFARLVYLQIFRHDDLRAQAESNRTSIVPIVPNRGLIVDRNGIVLATNYSAYTLEITPSKSGGVEETLDELSKVVDITPRDRRRFKKLMEESKSFESLPIRTRLTDTEVARFAAQRFRFPGVEIKARLFRNYPYGDLASHVIGYIGRINRAEKEKIDDSEDQANYRGTEYIGKLGVEQSFESVLHGITGVERIETSAGGRAVRKLASNPSTPGNVVVLSIDIKLQKLIEDMFGTRRGALVALDPKTGEVLAFVSKPTFDSNLFVEGIDQENWQMLNESIDKPLLNRALRGTYPPGSTYKPFMAMAALETGTRTPQTLINDPGFYMFGGNRFGSPENERGGIMDMRRAIVESSNVYFYSLANELGVDTMHDFMAPLGFGQITGIDINGEVRGVLPSQAWKRKYYKRPEQQKWYAGETISLGIGQGYNSFTMLQIAQAVSTLANNGVKHKPQLVTATQDATTRVRTPVAPEPPIDLAFKPENLKVVKDAMVGVTQGGTGTRVFAGAGYVSGGKTGTAQAVSLAKNQKYNASTMEEHQRDHSLYVAFAPAEDPKIALAVIVENAGFGAAAAAPIARRTFDYWLLGQYPSEEDLAAVSQGKATAPIGKPRVAAELPWPPPR, encoded by the coding sequence ATGACCGAGTTACGCAACGTCCAGGCGGATCTGGCGCGCTTCCGGACCCGGGTGTTCGTGGTCAGCGTGCTGGTGCTGGTGTGCTTCTTTCTGTTGTTTGCCCGCTTGGTGTATCTGCAGATTTTCCGGCACGATGACTTGCGCGCCCAGGCGGAAAGTAACCGTACCTCCATTGTCCCCATCGTGCCCAACCGGGGCCTGATCGTGGACCGTAACGGCATCGTGCTGGCCACCAATTACTCTGCATACACACTAGAAATCACTCCCTCCAAAAGCGGAGGCGTGGAGGAAACCTTGGACGAGCTTTCCAAGGTGGTGGATATCACGCCCCGCGACCGCCGGCGGTTCAAAAAGCTGATGGAAGAGTCCAAGAGCTTTGAATCCCTGCCGATCCGTACCCGATTGACGGACACGGAAGTAGCGCGTTTTGCCGCCCAGCGATTCCGTTTTCCCGGTGTGGAGATCAAGGCCCGGCTGTTCCGAAACTACCCGTATGGCGACCTCGCGAGCCATGTGATCGGGTACATCGGCCGCATCAACCGTGCTGAGAAAGAGAAGATCGACGACAGTGAAGATCAAGCCAACTACCGCGGCACCGAATACATCGGCAAGCTAGGGGTAGAGCAAAGCTTTGAGTCTGTGCTTCATGGCATTACCGGGGTGGAGCGCATTGAAACCTCTGCAGGTGGCCGCGCAGTACGCAAACTGGCCAGCAACCCCTCCACCCCCGGCAATGTTGTGGTGCTGTCCATCGACATCAAGTTGCAGAAGTTGATCGAGGACATGTTCGGCACCCGTCGCGGCGCCTTGGTGGCCTTGGACCCCAAGACTGGGGAAGTGTTGGCCTTTGTGAGCAAGCCCACGTTCGATTCCAACCTGTTCGTGGAAGGCATTGACCAGGAAAACTGGCAGATGCTCAACGAGTCCATCGACAAGCCTTTGCTCAATCGCGCCTTGCGCGGCACGTATCCGCCGGGTTCGACCTACAAGCCCTTTATGGCCATGGCGGCCTTGGAAACCGGTACCCGCACACCACAGACCCTGATCAATGACCCGGGCTTCTACATGTTCGGTGGCAACCGCTTCGGCAGCCCGGAAAACGAACGCGGCGGCATCATGGACATGCGTCGTGCCATTGTGGAGTCGAGCAACGTTTATTTCTACTCGCTGGCCAATGAGTTGGGCGTAGACACCATGCACGACTTCATGGCGCCTCTGGGTTTCGGCCAGATCACCGGCATTGACATCAATGGGGAAGTGCGCGGTGTGTTACCCAGCCAAGCCTGGAAGCGCAAATACTACAAGCGCCCCGAGCAGCAAAAATGGTACGCCGGCGAAACGATTTCATTGGGTATCGGTCAGGGCTACAACAGCTTCACCATGCTGCAGATTGCCCAGGCGGTGTCTACCCTGGCAAACAACGGCGTCAAGCACAAACCTCAACTCGTCACTGCAACGCAGGACGCCACGACCCGGGTGCGCACACCTGTGGCGCCAGAGCCTCCCATTGACCTCGCCTTCAAGCCGGAAAACCTCAAGGTGGTCAAAGATGCCATGGTTGGTGTGACACAGGGTGGTACCGGCACGCGTGTGTTCGCGGGTGCAGGTTATGTGAGCGGTGGCAAAACCGGTACGGCGCAGGCAGTGAGTCTGGCCAAAAACCAGAAATACAACGCTTCCACCATGGAAGAGCACCAGCGCGATCATTCCTTGTACGTGGCCTTTGCGCCTGCTGAGGACCCCAAAATCGCCCTCGCGGTGATTGTCGAAAACGCAGGCTTTGGCGCTGCTGCTGCGGCCCCGATTGCCCGACGCACTTTCGACTATTGGCTGCTCGGCCAGTACCCCAGCGAAGAAGACTTGGCGGCGGTGAGCCAGGGCAAAGCCACCGCGCCCATCGGCAAGCCCCGCGTAGCCGCCGAGCTACCGTGGCCACCTCCGCGCTAA
- the mreC gene encoding rod shape-determining protein MreC, with the protein MPLGTLDRDPPPFFRQGPSALSKLAVCSALALLLMVADARFKVMQPLRVALAAVLYPVQWLALQPVELAGRMGNYFSTLATAETAQEEARRKLSVQSQRANQVEQLELENQRLRKLLDLSQRLTTDFRAAQVIYEAADPYTRKVIIDKGLMHRMVVGSPVLDEAGVIGQITNVYPLVSEVTLITDRDHAIPVLNVRTGARGVAFGDTSTHADALELRYMAANADVAVGDLLTTSGVDGVYPPGLPVARVEKVERKVDAVFARIYCVPLGLVSGAEHVIVLDPLGDKVPARPAPEAPMPAAKSRGARP; encoded by the coding sequence ATGCCACTCGGTACGCTGGACAGAGATCCTCCCCCCTTCTTCCGCCAGGGCCCTTCGGCCCTGTCCAAGCTGGCCGTCTGTAGTGCCTTGGCACTGCTTTTGATGGTGGCCGACGCGCGTTTCAAGGTCATGCAACCTTTGCGTGTTGCATTGGCCGCCGTGCTGTATCCGGTGCAGTGGCTGGCATTGCAACCCGTGGAGTTGGCGGGGCGCATGGGTAACTATTTTTCCACGCTCGCCACCGCAGAGACCGCCCAAGAGGAAGCACGCCGCAAACTCAGCGTCCAGTCGCAGCGGGCCAACCAGGTTGAGCAACTGGAGTTGGAAAACCAACGCTTGCGCAAATTACTGGACCTGTCACAACGTCTGACTACCGACTTCCGTGCTGCACAGGTGATCTACGAAGCTGCAGACCCTTACACCCGCAAAGTGATCATTGATAAGGGCTTGATGCACCGGATGGTGGTGGGTTCTCCGGTGCTGGACGAAGCCGGTGTGATCGGACAAATTACCAATGTGTATCCCCTCGTGAGCGAAGTGACCCTGATCACTGACCGCGACCATGCCATCCCTGTACTGAACGTGCGCACGGGTGCGCGGGGCGTCGCCTTTGGCGACACATCGACCCATGCCGATGCTTTGGAGCTGCGCTACATGGCGGCCAATGCAGACGTTGCCGTAGGCGACCTGTTGACGACCAGTGGTGTGGACGGTGTGTACCCCCCGGGCTTGCCGGTAGCCCGTGTGGAGAAAGTGGAGCGCAAAGTGGATGCCGTGTTCGCCCGCATTTACTGTGTCCCGCTCGGTCTGGTATCGGGTGCTGAACACGTGATCGTGTTGGACCCTCTGGGAGACAAGGTGCCTGCGCGTCCCGCGCCAGAAGCGCCGATGCCTGCTGCCAAATCACGGGGGGCGCGACCATGA
- the gatA gene encoding Asp-tRNA(Asn)/Glu-tRNA(Gln) amidotransferase subunit GatA has protein sequence MTTPLSTRAPHDLSVQELVQAIADKQVSATELAQHFLDRSKAHANLAAFVDLNAEATLAQAKAADARIAAGTAGALEGLPLAHKDIFVTRDFATTAGSRMLKGYRSPFDATVVSKLAEAGAITLGKVNCDEFAMGSSNENTAVAAVGSDTVAPVLNPWDTTRIPGGSSGGSAAVVAARLAPAATGTDTGGSIRQPAAFCGITGIKPTYGRASRYGMVAFASSLDQAGPMARSAEDCALLLSAMCGPDPDRDSTSLDAPAENFTRKLNDSIEGLRIGVPKEFFGDGLSDDVRSAVDAALKQYEQLGAKLVPIALPRTELSIPVYYIIAPAEASSNLSRFDGVKFGHRAKNYGDLADMYKKTRAEGFGDEVKRRIMIGTYVLSHGYYDAYYLQAQKIRRMIADDFQNAFKECDVIAGPVAPTVAWKIGEKSDDPVANYLADIFTLSGSLAGLPGMSIPVGFAKSEADKGLPIGMQLLGNYLDEARLLNAAHRFQQATDYHLAKPAGF, from the coding sequence ATGACGACTCCTCTCTCCACCCGCGCGCCGCACGACCTGAGTGTTCAAGAACTGGTGCAAGCGATTGCGGACAAACAAGTTTCGGCCACTGAATTGGCTCAGCATTTTCTAGACCGCAGCAAAGCACACGCCAACCTTGCGGCATTCGTAGACCTCAACGCAGAAGCCACACTTGCACAGGCGAAAGCCGCCGACGCACGCATTGCCGCCGGAACCGCTGGTGCGCTGGAAGGCCTGCCATTGGCCCACAAAGACATCTTTGTGACCCGCGACTTCGCCACTACCGCCGGCTCCCGCATGCTCAAGGGCTACCGTTCGCCGTTTGATGCCACCGTGGTGAGCAAGCTGGCAGAAGCAGGTGCAATAACCCTGGGCAAAGTGAACTGCGACGAGTTCGCAATGGGCTCGAGCAACGAAAACACGGCGGTTGCGGCAGTGGGCAGCGACACCGTCGCACCGGTACTCAATCCGTGGGACACCACCCGGATTCCGGGCGGATCCTCCGGCGGCAGCGCGGCCGTGGTCGCAGCCCGCCTGGCACCCGCTGCGACAGGCACCGACACTGGCGGTTCCATCCGCCAACCGGCCGCGTTTTGCGGCATCACCGGCATCAAACCCACCTACGGCCGTGCTTCCCGCTACGGCATGGTGGCATTTGCCTCGAGTCTGGATCAAGCTGGTCCCATGGCCCGCAGTGCCGAAGACTGCGCCTTGCTGTTGTCCGCGATGTGCGGCCCGGACCCGGACCGTGACTCCACTTCTCTGGACGCGCCCGCGGAGAACTTCACTCGCAAGCTGAACGACAGCATCGAAGGCCTGCGCATAGGCGTACCGAAAGAGTTTTTCGGGGACGGTTTGTCCGACGATGTGCGAAGCGCAGTGGATGCCGCGCTCAAACAGTACGAACAACTCGGCGCCAAGCTGGTGCCCATTGCTCTGCCACGCACCGAATTGTCCATCCCGGTGTACTACATCATTGCGCCCGCAGAAGCGTCCAGCAACCTGAGCCGCTTTGACGGTGTGAAGTTCGGCCACCGCGCCAAGAACTACGGCGACTTGGCCGACATGTACAAAAAGACCCGCGCCGAAGGCTTTGGCGACGAGGTGAAACGCCGCATCATGATCGGCACCTATGTGCTGAGCCATGGTTATTACGACGCCTATTACCTGCAGGCGCAAAAGATCCGCCGCATGATCGCGGACGATTTCCAGAACGCGTTCAAGGAATGCGACGTGATCGCCGGGCCCGTGGCACCTACCGTGGCATGGAAGATCGGTGAAAAATCGGATGATCCTGTCGCCAACTACCTGGCCGACATCTTCACCCTGTCCGGCTCACTGGCCGGACTGCCAGGCATGAGCATCCCCGTCGGCTTTGCCAAGTCTGAAGCGGACAAGGGTCTGCCCATCGGGATGCAGTTGTTGGGCAATTACCTCGACGAAGCGCGCCTGCTTAACGCAGCCCACCGTTTCCAACAAGCCACCGATTACCACCTGGCCAAGCCCGCAGGATTCTGA
- the mreD gene encoding rod shape-determining protein MreD, with translation MIMRPGQQLLLPARPLFIWSSLLAALLLNMLLNMGLWGRAAWTPDMLALVLVFWTVHQPLRIGIVAAFFFGLLMDVHQGALLGQHAMSYTVLSFLAITVHRRLLWFTVPSQAAQVLPLFVAAHALELLLRMSGGGAFPGWSLLLAPVLEAALWPVASVVLLAPQRRAPDPDENRPL, from the coding sequence ATGATCATGCGTCCGGGTCAACAATTGTTGCTGCCGGCCAGGCCTCTGTTCATCTGGAGCAGTTTGCTGGCAGCGCTCTTGCTGAACATGTTGTTGAACATGGGCTTGTGGGGGCGTGCCGCGTGGACGCCGGACATGCTCGCCCTCGTGTTGGTGTTCTGGACGGTCCACCAACCCTTGCGCATCGGCATCGTTGCAGCGTTCTTTTTCGGTTTGCTGATGGACGTGCACCAGGGCGCATTGCTCGGTCAACATGCCATGTCCTACACCGTGCTCAGCTTTTTGGCGATCACGGTGCATCGCCGTTTGTTGTGGTTTACCGTGCCTTCTCAAGCTGCGCAGGTATTGCCTTTGTTTGTGGCTGCGCACGCTTTGGAGTTGCTGTTGCGCATGTCCGGCGGAGGTGCTTTCCCCGGCTGGTCATTGCTGTTGGCGCCGGTATTGGAGGCCGCCCTGTGGCCTGTGGCCAGCGTGGTGCTCTTGGCGCCTCAGCGTCGTGCTCCGGACCCCGATGAAAACCGCCCTTTGTAA